In the genome of Girardinichthys multiradiatus isolate DD_20200921_A chromosome 7, DD_fGirMul_XY1, whole genome shotgun sequence, one region contains:
- the nxpe3 gene encoding NXPE family member 3 isoform X1, which yields MCRNLSKYALLFLFLSLSGSIFLLRIIPTMEVGSGPHSWNCHTISALYQLQTRIHSSLITTNIPKYNHNLTFCAHLGQKPSPEDELEERYLLDSIQWPGPPPRFATPSLRQSSDPVHSVFTILPNKERREWHIGDQLEAVVQIRDFQGRPKRYGGDFLLARLHSPELGAAVAGTVVDHRNGIYSALFPLLWVGPAQVEITLVHSSEAVAVLKHLREHRPDRVFFKSLFRLGFLSETTVCNMCLPSDQHLLCNYTDLSTGEPWYCYKPKMLSCDTRINHAKGGYLKHLLTNNQALLFQSGVNIKVQIHALGKDRINVLPPEDNAEKEGSSVKTESIQLTPSGYYFKDSWQPLGGTVMRHFNESAAITQCLRNKVINMYGDSTIRQWFEYLITSVPEIKEINLHSPKNVGPFMAVDTTHNILLKYRCHGPPIRFSTVIASELRYISNELDGLSGGPHTVVVLSIWAHFSTFPVEVYIRRLRHIRRALLRLLDRAPGTLVVIRSANLQALDQEVSLYNSDWYSLQLDTVLKAMFRGLDVLMVDAWEMSSAHHLPHALHPPRAIVENMIDMLLSYVCPEKKRS from the exons agttGGAACTGCCACACAATTTCAGCCCTTTACCAGCTGCAGACCAGGATCCACTCGTCGCTCATCACCACAAACATCCCTAAATACAACCACAACCTCACCTTCTGTGCCCATCTGGGCCAGAAGCCCTCCCCTGAGGATGAACTTGAAGAGCGCTACCTGTTGGACTCAATCCAGTGGCCCGGCCCTCCGCCTCGCTTTGCTACACCCAGCCTGCGCCAGTCAAGCGACCCTGTTCACAGCGTCTTCACCATCCTTCCCAATAAGGAAAGACGAGAGTGGCACATCGGGGACCAGCTGGAGGCTGTGGTCCAAATCCGCGACTTTCAGGGTCGACCAAAGCGATATGGTGGGGACTTCCTATTAGCCAGACTGCATTCCCCAGAGCTCGGAGCGGCTGTAGCTGGGACAGTAGTAGACCACAGGAATGGAATTTATTCTGCCCTGTTCCCACTGCTCTGGGTGGGACCCGCGCAGGTTGAGATAACACTTGTGCATTCCAGCGAGGCGGTTGCTGTGCTGAAACATTTGAGGGAGCATCGACCCGATCGGGTTTTCTTCAAGAGCCTGTTTCGCTTGGGCTTCTTGTCAGAAACGACAGTGTGCAACATGTGCTTACCTTCCGACCAGCATCTTCTGTGCAACTACACGGACCTGTCCACCGGCGAGCCCTGGTACTGCTACAAGCCCAAGATGCTGAGCTGCGACACCAGAATTAACCACGCCAAAGGGGGATATTTAAAACACCTCCTCACCAACAATCAGGCTCTGCTCTTCCAGag TGGCGTAAATATCAAGGTTCAAATACATGCGTTGGGAAAAGACAGAATCAACGTTCTGCCGCCTGAAG ATAATGCTGAGAAGGAAGGCAGCTCTGTAAAAACAGAGTCCATTCAGCTGACACCCTCTGGATATTATTTTAAAGACTCATGGCAGCCGTTAGGGGGGACTGTGATGCGTCACTTCAATGAGTCGGCTGCAATCACTCAGTGTTTGAGGAACAAGGTGATCAACATGTATGGAGACTCGACCATTCGACAGTGGTTCGAGTACCTTATTACTTCTGTCCCAG AAATCAAGGAGATAAACCTACACAGTCCTAAAAACGTGGGTCCGTTTATGGCGGTGGATACAACCCATAATATTCTGTTAAAGTACCGCTGCCATGGCCCACCCATCCGCTTCTCCACTGTCATCGCCAGCGAGTTGCGTTACATTTCCAATGAACTGGACGGCCTCTCCGGGGGCCCCCACACCGTGGTGGTCCTCAGCATCTGGGCCCACTTCAGCACCTTCCCCGTGGAGGTGTACATCAGGCGGCTCCGGCACATTCGCCGAGCGCTGTTGAGATTGCTGGACCGAGCGCCGGGGACGCTGGTGGTGATCCGATCAGCCAACCTCCAAGCGCTGGATCAGGAGGTGAGCCTGTACAACAGCGACTGGTACTCCCTGCAACTGGACACTGTGCTTAAGGCCATGTTCAGGGGCCTGGATGTTCTGATGGTGGATGCTTGGGAAATGAGTTCGGCTCACCACCTCCCTCACGCCCTCCATCCTCCTCGGGCCATTGTGGAGAACATGATAGACATGCTTCTATCTTACGTCTGTCCAGAGAAGAAGAGAAGCTAG
- the nxpe3 gene encoding NXPE family member 3 isoform X2, translated as MCRNLSKYALLFLFLSLSGSIFLLRIIPTMESWNCHTISALYQLQTRIHSSLITTNIPKYNHNLTFCAHLGQKPSPEDELEERYLLDSIQWPGPPPRFATPSLRQSSDPVHSVFTILPNKERREWHIGDQLEAVVQIRDFQGRPKRYGGDFLLARLHSPELGAAVAGTVVDHRNGIYSALFPLLWVGPAQVEITLVHSSEAVAVLKHLREHRPDRVFFKSLFRLGFLSETTVCNMCLPSDQHLLCNYTDLSTGEPWYCYKPKMLSCDTRINHAKGGYLKHLLTNNQALLFQSGVNIKVQIHALGKDRINVLPPEDNAEKEGSSVKTESIQLTPSGYYFKDSWQPLGGTVMRHFNESAAITQCLRNKVINMYGDSTIRQWFEYLITSVPEIKEINLHSPKNVGPFMAVDTTHNILLKYRCHGPPIRFSTVIASELRYISNELDGLSGGPHTVVVLSIWAHFSTFPVEVYIRRLRHIRRALLRLLDRAPGTLVVIRSANLQALDQEVSLYNSDWYSLQLDTVLKAMFRGLDVLMVDAWEMSSAHHLPHALHPPRAIVENMIDMLLSYVCPEKKRS; from the exons agttGGAACTGCCACACAATTTCAGCCCTTTACCAGCTGCAGACCAGGATCCACTCGTCGCTCATCACCACAAACATCCCTAAATACAACCACAACCTCACCTTCTGTGCCCATCTGGGCCAGAAGCCCTCCCCTGAGGATGAACTTGAAGAGCGCTACCTGTTGGACTCAATCCAGTGGCCCGGCCCTCCGCCTCGCTTTGCTACACCCAGCCTGCGCCAGTCAAGCGACCCTGTTCACAGCGTCTTCACCATCCTTCCCAATAAGGAAAGACGAGAGTGGCACATCGGGGACCAGCTGGAGGCTGTGGTCCAAATCCGCGACTTTCAGGGTCGACCAAAGCGATATGGTGGGGACTTCCTATTAGCCAGACTGCATTCCCCAGAGCTCGGAGCGGCTGTAGCTGGGACAGTAGTAGACCACAGGAATGGAATTTATTCTGCCCTGTTCCCACTGCTCTGGGTGGGACCCGCGCAGGTTGAGATAACACTTGTGCATTCCAGCGAGGCGGTTGCTGTGCTGAAACATTTGAGGGAGCATCGACCCGATCGGGTTTTCTTCAAGAGCCTGTTTCGCTTGGGCTTCTTGTCAGAAACGACAGTGTGCAACATGTGCTTACCTTCCGACCAGCATCTTCTGTGCAACTACACGGACCTGTCCACCGGCGAGCCCTGGTACTGCTACAAGCCCAAGATGCTGAGCTGCGACACCAGAATTAACCACGCCAAAGGGGGATATTTAAAACACCTCCTCACCAACAATCAGGCTCTGCTCTTCCAGag TGGCGTAAATATCAAGGTTCAAATACATGCGTTGGGAAAAGACAGAATCAACGTTCTGCCGCCTGAAG ATAATGCTGAGAAGGAAGGCAGCTCTGTAAAAACAGAGTCCATTCAGCTGACACCCTCTGGATATTATTTTAAAGACTCATGGCAGCCGTTAGGGGGGACTGTGATGCGTCACTTCAATGAGTCGGCTGCAATCACTCAGTGTTTGAGGAACAAGGTGATCAACATGTATGGAGACTCGACCATTCGACAGTGGTTCGAGTACCTTATTACTTCTGTCCCAG AAATCAAGGAGATAAACCTACACAGTCCTAAAAACGTGGGTCCGTTTATGGCGGTGGATACAACCCATAATATTCTGTTAAAGTACCGCTGCCATGGCCCACCCATCCGCTTCTCCACTGTCATCGCCAGCGAGTTGCGTTACATTTCCAATGAACTGGACGGCCTCTCCGGGGGCCCCCACACCGTGGTGGTCCTCAGCATCTGGGCCCACTTCAGCACCTTCCCCGTGGAGGTGTACATCAGGCGGCTCCGGCACATTCGCCGAGCGCTGTTGAGATTGCTGGACCGAGCGCCGGGGACGCTGGTGGTGATCCGATCAGCCAACCTCCAAGCGCTGGATCAGGAGGTGAGCCTGTACAACAGCGACTGGTACTCCCTGCAACTGGACACTGTGCTTAAGGCCATGTTCAGGGGCCTGGATGTTCTGATGGTGGATGCTTGGGAAATGAGTTCGGCTCACCACCTCCCTCACGCCCTCCATCCTCCTCGGGCCATTGTGGAGAACATGATAGACATGCTTCTATCTTACGTCTGTCCAGAGAAGAAGAGAAGCTAG